The Choloepus didactylus isolate mChoDid1 chromosome 15, mChoDid1.pri, whole genome shotgun sequence genome segment CCAGGCACAGGGGGAGATTCGCCTCGCTTGGAAAGGGACGGGGAGGAAGGCAGCCCGGCCCATCTGCAGTGCTCGCTCACGTTCGGCCTCTCCTGCCTCACGGGCCGGACCTCACGCCCTGCTTGTTGTCTTCCCAGTgggagaagctgcagatgacagcCAGCGAGCGCAGGAAGATCATGTGCTCCGTCACGTTCCACGTCATCGCCATCACCTGCGTGGTCTGGTCCCTGTACGTGCTCATCGACCGCACCGCCGAGGAGATCAAGCAGGGACAGGCCACAGGTACCTGCTCGAGCTCAGGGCACATTCCGGGGGTGACTGCCTCCCTCCCCAGTGGCGTCCCAGGCCGTGCTGCCATGTCTGGGTCTCTGGAGAGGACGCCCGTCAGGAGGCGCCGAGAGTCATTTTTGACTCGTTCTCTTGCTGCCATGGGGGTTTTTGAAGAGATCAAATCCTGGAGCCTGCGACCCTCCAAGCACCAGTCTTGGGGGAGCAGAAGGGAGGCGGGTGCTTTCTCCCACCCCTCCTTGGCCGAACTTGGATGACTTTGGTTATGGGAAGTCTGCAAGTTTGTTTCATTTACTTCAGCTCTTAAGCAGTCGTTGCCAGTGGGCTCACCCGGTTTTTTCTCTTGCAGGCATCCTGGAGTGGCCCTTTTGGACTAAACTGGTGGTTGTGGCCATCGGCTTCACTGGAGGACTTCTCTTTATGTATGTGCAGTGCAAGATATACGTGCAATTGTGGAAGAGGCTCAAGGCTTATAATAGAGTAATCTATGTTCAgaactgcccagaaacaagcaaaaagagtatttttgagaaatctgcactaACGGAGCCcaactttgaaaataaagatgGCTGTGGAACCCGCCCTTCCAACCCAAACTCTTCTTGTTGCACAGAACCTGAGGACACTGGAGTGGACGTCGTTCAAGTCTGATGGTGTGGAGGGTTCATTTCtcctggacatccctgaagagCCGAAGGAAATTGTTTACTGCCAGTTGTGTACCTTTTCTTATGTCCTTTAATAGCATTGACTGGGCAGGTGAATATTTTTAATGGCTTCTCTTTTTCAAAATCCTCCTGACTGCATCTTCCGGAAAACTCTCTCTTTGGCCGCGCACTGCCAGCTCCCACCTCTGCCAGTGTGCCCGTGAGGTGGGGAGGCCCAGGACCCCACGGCACCAGCATGGGGCTGGCGGAGCTCTGGCCCATGCTTTAGAGCAGGGTGAGTCAAATGCCTCAGCGAGGGGAGAGCAGAAGGGGTGCCCCAGGCCCACGGGGCGCTGGGAGGAGAGCAGCCCCTCCAAGCCAAAGGCTCACCTTCCCCAACCAACGCTGCCGCTGACATTTCTCACCGGCCGGCAGGAGGGGACACGGTGCTGTGTGGTGACAGGCAGCTCGCTAAGCAAGCAGCactttaacaaaagaaaatcctTGTTTTGTAGTAAGCATGTCCAGTGGGATCAACACTTAAAAGAATGTCTCATTTAGAAATTTTCCCTTCATCACAGAGCTAATGAAAACCCTTTTTGCCTTATAAGATCTAAGATACATGACATCCACTCACTTGGTGCCCAAAAAACAGACTTGTGAGTATTAAGCAGGACAGAGGCCTGAGGCTTTTTCATGAACTCCTCTCGTGGGAATTAATGGAAGCAAAATGGCGGTTTGAGCACAACTCTGCTAGTTTTGCACTGTTCTGTGAAAAGTCCTTATCACATAAGCCTGCCCCATGTGTTTCATTTCTGCCAACACTGAAAAAGAATGGCTTTTGAAATCtaaatggaaggaaaggaagtGAGTAATTAGAACAAGAtggactattttaaaaatgttcctttacag includes the following:
- the MARCHF8 gene encoding E3 ubiquitin-protein ligase MARCHF8 isoform X3 yields the protein MSMPLQQASAIPSQDVTSARACRSKTKEKEREEQHEKTVVHSMSYSSNTSKAGSPPSTSAPVSAFARTSATPSNQDICRICHCEGDDESPLITPCRCSGSLHFVHQACLQQWIKSSDTRCCELCKYEFIMEAKLKPLRKWEKLQMTASERRKIMCSVTFHVIAITCVVWSLYVLIDRTAEEIKQGQATGILEWPFWTKLVVVAIGFTGGLLFMYVQCKIYVQLWKRLKAYNRVIYVQNCPETSKKSIFEKSALTEPNFENKDGCGTRPSNPNSSCCTEPEDTGVDVVQV